A section of the Corynebacterium auris genome encodes:
- a CDS encoding glutamate--cysteine ligase: protein MDPFRDFARSPHPTLGVEWEIGLTDPLTRDLVPRAAEVIEEVQARYPDTHLEKEFLQNTVELVTPVCRTTREAVNSLAATLERVREVAAEENLKLWAGGGHPFSNFRTQPLSPKITYQEIINRTRYWGQQMLLWGIHCHVGIRHEDRVWPIINALMTKYPHLLAISASSPGWDGIDTGYASNRTMLYQQLPTAGMPYQFADWEEWVQFMYDQRTSGVINHTGSMHFDIRPAAKWGTIEVRISDATSNLRELAAVVALTHCLVVYYDRMIDRGEKLPSLQPWHNAENKWRGARYGLDALVITSRETEERWVSQELTELVGTLEPIAAELGCVEELALVLEILERGAGYQRQRRIYEVERDWKPVVDATCQEMLDLTWES from the coding sequence ATGGATCCGTTCCGCGACTTCGCGCGCTCACCACACCCGACGCTCGGGGTCGAATGGGAAATCGGCCTCACAGACCCGCTGACGAGGGACCTCGTCCCCCGCGCCGCCGAGGTGATCGAGGAAGTCCAGGCCCGCTACCCCGATACCCACCTGGAAAAGGAGTTCCTGCAGAACACTGTCGAGCTGGTCACCCCCGTGTGCCGCACCACCCGGGAGGCCGTGAACAGTTTGGCGGCCACGCTCGAGCGCGTGCGCGAGGTCGCGGCGGAGGAGAACCTGAAGCTGTGGGCCGGGGGCGGCCACCCGTTTTCCAACTTCCGCACCCAGCCGCTGAGCCCGAAGATCACGTACCAGGAGATCATCAACCGCACCCGCTACTGGGGCCAGCAGATGCTGCTGTGGGGGATCCACTGCCACGTGGGCATCCGCCACGAGGACCGCGTCTGGCCCATCATCAACGCGCTGATGACCAAGTACCCGCACCTTCTGGCGATCTCGGCCTCGAGCCCGGGCTGGGACGGCATAGACACCGGCTACGCCTCCAACCGCACCATGCTCTACCAGCAGCTTCCCACCGCCGGGATGCCCTACCAGTTCGCGGACTGGGAAGAGTGGGTGCAGTTCATGTACGACCAGCGCACCTCGGGCGTGATCAACCACACCGGCTCCATGCACTTCGACATCCGCCCCGCCGCGAAGTGGGGCACCATCGAGGTGCGCATTTCGGACGCCACCTCGAACCTGCGCGAGCTCGCCGCCGTCGTCGCGCTCACGCACTGCCTCGTGGTCTACTACGACCGCATGATCGACCGGGGCGAAAAGCTGCCGTCCCTGCAGCCCTGGCACAACGCGGAGAACAAGTGGCGCGGCGCCCGCTACGGCCTCGACGCCCTCGTGATCACCTCCCGCGAGACGGAGGAGCGCTGGGTGAGCCAGGAGCTCACCGAGCTTGTGGGCACGCTCGAGCCCATCGCCGCCGAGCTCGGCTGCGTGGAGGAGCTTGCGCTCGTGCTCGAGATCCTCGAGCGCGGCGCCGGCTACCAGCGCCAGCGCCGCATCTACGAGGTCGAGCGCGACTGGAAGCCCGTCGTCGACGCGACCTGCCAGGAGATGCTCGACCTGACCTGGGAGAGCTAA